From Flavobacterium sp. 102, a single genomic window includes:
- a CDS encoding cysteine desulfurase family protein has protein sequence MQKVYLDNAATTPIRQEVIAEMISVMQSDYGNPSSTHSIGRSAKAVIETSRKTIAKYLHCNAQEIIFTSSATEATNWILRSAVKDFGVKRIITSKQEHHATLYTVQALQEEFGIQVDFLKTLPDGSLDYNQLSDFLSADIKTIVSLMHVNNETGVVHNLEKIGVLCHQNKALFHCDTVQSIGKTELDLQQLPIDFLVASAHKFHGPKGIGFAFVRKNLVLQPMFFGGEQEKGWRAGTESVHQIAGMAKALQLSYDNLANERDYITDLKNYCFDRLSEAFPAVKQNGTDTFYNILNVLLPFSPEKTTMILFNLDMKGIAVSRGSACQSGSIKPSHVLAEMLSEEDLKKPSLRISFSHFNTKTEIDYLVKVLKEI, from the coding sequence ATGCAAAAAGTATATCTCGATAATGCCGCTACAACACCAATTCGTCAGGAAGTTATTGCCGAAATGATAAGCGTAATGCAATCTGATTATGGTAACCCTTCTTCCACGCACAGTATAGGTAGAAGTGCCAAAGCCGTTATAGAAACTTCCCGAAAGACCATTGCCAAATATTTACATTGCAACGCGCAGGAAATCATCTTTACTTCTAGTGCTACAGAAGCGACTAATTGGATTTTAAGAAGTGCCGTGAAAGATTTTGGCGTAAAAAGAATCATTACTTCAAAACAAGAACATCATGCCACTTTGTACACTGTACAAGCTTTACAAGAAGAATTCGGAATTCAGGTAGATTTTCTAAAAACACTTCCCGATGGAAGTTTGGATTATAATCAATTGAGTGATTTTCTATCAGCTGATATTAAAACCATTGTTTCCTTAATGCACGTTAATAACGAAACGGGTGTCGTTCATAACCTTGAGAAAATAGGAGTGCTGTGTCACCAAAATAAAGCGTTGTTTCATTGCGATACAGTACAATCTATCGGTAAAACCGAATTGGATTTGCAACAATTACCAATTGATTTTCTAGTGGCCAGTGCACATAAATTTCATGGTCCGAAAGGAATTGGTTTTGCTTTTGTTCGTAAAAATCTAGTATTACAGCCCATGTTTTTTGGTGGAGAACAAGAGAAAGGTTGGCGAGCGGGAACAGAATCTGTTCATCAAATTGCAGGAATGGCAAAAGCATTGCAGTTGTCTTATGATAATTTGGCTAATGAAAGAGATTACATAACCGATTTGAAAAACTATTGTTTTGACCGATTATCAGAGGCTTTTCCAGCGGTAAAACAAAATGGAACCGATACATTTTATAATATATTAAATGTGTTATTGCCTTTTTCTCCGGAGAAGACAACTATGATTTTATTCAATCTAGATATGAAAGGCATAGCTGTTTCCCGAGGTAGTGCTTGTCAAAGTGGAAGTATCAAACCTTCGCATGTATTGGCAGAAATGCTTTCGGAAGAAGATTTGAAAAAGCCAAGCTTACGCATTTCGTTTAGCCATTTCAACACCAAAACAGAAATTGATTATTTAGTTAAAGTTTTAAAAGAAATATAA
- a CDS encoding C40 family peptidase — protein MFAICNLAIIPLRAEPSDRSEIVSQVLFGEHFEVLENQKQWAKIKLQYDDYEGWVDSKQYQIITEKNFKDLSKDAIILNADLVEYVTNAKNMLLPIPLGASLSFLNHSEINVEGFEFEGLRTSGVKAKSDLIATAYLYLNAPYLWGGKTPFGIDCSGFTQMVYKLNGYHLLRDASQQSGQGDALSFIEESEPGDLAFFDNEEGNIIHVGIIMENNYIIHASGKVRIDRLDHLGIYNAEQNRHTHRLRVIKKII, from the coding sequence ATGTTTGCCATTTGTAACCTTGCCATAATTCCTTTACGAGCCGAACCAAGTGACCGAAGCGAAATCGTTTCCCAAGTTTTGTTTGGAGAGCATTTTGAGGTTTTGGAGAATCAAAAACAATGGGCTAAAATTAAGTTGCAATACGACGATTATGAAGGTTGGGTTGATTCGAAACAGTATCAAATTATCACCGAAAAGAATTTCAAGGATTTATCTAAAGATGCCATCATTCTCAATGCTGATTTGGTTGAATATGTAACCAATGCCAAAAATATGCTTTTGCCTATTCCTTTGGGTGCTTCTCTATCGTTTTTGAACCATAGCGAAATCAATGTGGAAGGCTTTGAATTTGAAGGATTGAGAACAAGCGGTGTTAAAGCAAAATCCGATTTAATTGCCACAGCATATCTTTATTTGAACGCACCTTATCTTTGGGGTGGCAAAACACCTTTTGGAATTGATTGCTCGGGTTTTACCCAAATGGTTTATAAGTTAAACGGTTATCATTTGTTGCGCGATGCTTCTCAACAATCGGGTCAAGGAGATGCACTGAGTTTCATTGAAGAAAGCGAACCTGGAGATTTGGCTTTCTTTGATAATGAAGAAGGAAATATCATCCACGTTGGAATCATTATGGAAAATAATTACATCATCCATGCCAGCGGTAAAGTCAGAATCGATAGACTTGATCATTTAGGAATTTACAATGCGGAACAAAACCGACATACTCATCGATTGAGAGTCATCAAGAAAATTATATAA
- a CDS encoding alpha-amylase family glycosyl hydrolase, protein MKEKTAETTDSRYQPKEFVEVKHPEWSKNATIYEANIRQFTPEGTFKAFESHLPRIKAMGIDIIWLMPIHPIGIEKRKGSLGSEYSVKDYYSVNPEFGTKEDFKHLVDKIHSMGMYVIIDWVGNHSSWDNQLVKDHPDWYTKTEEGNFQPTPWYDWDDVIDFDYNKPELRKYMTEALVYWVKDFDIDGYRCDTAGFIPTDFWDNARAEMDAVKPVFMLGEWESRDLHKNAFDMTYSWTLFDKMVAVTRDKKSIAGLVEYMAHDVSTFPRGGYRMLFTDNHDMNSWNNNMEYNFGNGLEASIVLTGTINGMPLVYGGQEAGLNRSLKFFDKDLIDWSKMPYEGLFKKLFDLKHRNHALWNGDEGGVMVRIYNDKLDQVISFSRTKDKDKVIPIINYSDKPTTVKLKSIHQKGNYTELFSGEKITLNGDDVFELKPWQYLVLVK, encoded by the coding sequence ATGAAAGAAAAAACTGCCGAAACCACAGATTCTCGTTACCAACCCAAAGAATTTGTAGAAGTAAAACATCCGGAATGGAGCAAAAACGCAACGATTTATGAAGCTAACATTCGTCAGTTTACGCCGGAAGGTACATTTAAGGCATTTGAATCTCATTTGCCCAGAATAAAAGCAATGGGTATTGATATTATTTGGCTGATGCCGATTCACCCAATTGGTATCGAAAAACGAAAAGGAAGTCTAGGCAGCGAATATTCGGTAAAGGATTACTATAGTGTCAATCCTGAATTTGGAACCAAAGAAGATTTCAAACATTTGGTCGATAAAATTCACAGTATGGGAATGTATGTCATCATCGATTGGGTGGGCAATCATTCTTCTTGGGACAATCAATTGGTCAAAGATCATCCGGATTGGTATACTAAAACTGAAGAAGGTAATTTCCAACCAACTCCTTGGTATGATTGGGATGATGTAATCGATTTTGATTATAACAAACCCGAACTCCGAAAGTACATGACTGAAGCTTTGGTTTATTGGGTAAAAGATTTTGACATTGATGGTTACCGATGTGATACGGCTGGTTTTATTCCGACTGATTTTTGGGACAATGCACGAGCAGAAATGGATGCTGTAAAACCCGTGTTTATGTTAGGCGAATGGGAATCTCGTGATTTGCATAAAAATGCTTTCGACATGACTTATTCTTGGACTTTATTTGATAAAATGGTGGCTGTAACTCGGGATAAGAAAAGCATAGCCGGTTTGGTTGAATATATGGCGCACGATGTAAGTACTTTTCCGCGTGGTGGCTACAGAATGCTTTTTACTGATAACCATGATATGAATTCCTGGAACAACAATATGGAATACAATTTCGGAAACGGATTGGAAGCTTCTATAGTTTTAACCGGAACCATTAACGGAATGCCTTTGGTTTATGGTGGTCAAGAAGCCGGATTGAATCGCTCACTTAAATTTTTCGACAAAGATTTGATTGATTGGAGCAAGATGCCTTATGAAGGATTATTTAAAAAACTCTTTGATTTAAAACACCGCAACCATGCGTTATGGAATGGTGATGAAGGCGGCGTTATGGTGCGTATTTATAATGATAAACTAGACCAAGTCATTTCTTTTTCAAGAACAAAAGACAAAGACAAAGTCATTCCGATTATTAATTATAGTGACAAACCTACTACTGTAAAACTAAAATCCATTCATCAAAAAGGCAATTACACAGAATTATTTTCGGGTGAAAAAATCACACTCAATGGTGACGATGTTTTCGAATTAAAGCCTTGGCAATATTTGGTTTTAGTGAAATAA
- a CDS encoding nucleoside-diphosphate kinase — MATNRTFTMIKPDGVENGHIGGILNMITEGGFRIVSMKLTQLTVADAQKFYAVHSARPFFGELVEFMTRGPIVAAILEKENAVEDFRTLIGATNPADAAEGTIRKKYATSIGENAVHGSDSDENAAIEGAFHFAGREQF, encoded by the coding sequence ATGGCAACGAATAGAACATTTACAATGATTAAGCCTGATGGCGTTGAAAACGGACACATCGGTGGAATATTAAATATGATTACTGAAGGTGGTTTCAGAATTGTATCAATGAAATTAACGCAATTGACTGTAGCTGACGCTCAAAAATTTTACGCAGTACACTCGGCTAGACCTTTCTTCGGAGAATTAGTTGAATTCATGACTCGCGGACCAATTGTTGCAGCCATCTTAGAAAAAGAAAACGCTGTAGAAGATTTCAGAACATTAATTGGAGCTACTAACCCTGCTGATGCAGCAGAAGGAACTATCCGTAAAAAATACGCTACTTCAATCGGAGAAAATGCGGTTCACGGTTCAGACTCTGATGAGAATGCAGCTATTGAAGGTGCTTTTCACTTTGCAGGAAGAGAGCAATTTTAG
- a CDS encoding acetyl-CoA C-acyltransferase, translating to MERSGVKQHNIMSKKVVIVSAVRTPIGSFMGSLSTVTATQLGAVAIKGALNKINLDPNLVDEVLMGNVVQAGVGQAPATQAAIFAGLPNTVPTTTVNKVCASGMKAVMQGAQAIMNGDAEIVVAGGMENMSLIPHYVHMRNGVKFGPTSLVDGMQKDGLTDAYDGNAMGVCADMCAAEYNITREDQDAFAIQSYERSAKAWSEGKFDNEVVPVEIPQRRGEPVIFSKDEEYTNVKLDKIPALNAVFTKDGTVTAANASTINDGAAALVLMSEEKAQALGLKPLAYIKSYADAAQEPKWFTTTPSKALPIALNKAGLSIADVDYFEFNEAFAVVGLANAKILGLDNDKVNVNGGAVSLGHPLGCSGARIIVTLINVLEQNNAKIGAAAICNGGGGASAIVIERA from the coding sequence ATGGAGCGTAGCGGAGTAAAACAACATAATATTATGAGTAAAAAAGTAGTTATCGTATCAGCAGTGAGAACACCTATCGGAAGTTTTATGGGTAGTTTGTCTACTGTTACAGCAACACAATTGGGTGCCGTTGCTATCAAAGGTGCTTTAAATAAAATTAATTTAGACCCAAATTTAGTTGACGAAGTTTTAATGGGTAACGTAGTTCAAGCTGGCGTTGGTCAAGCTCCTGCTACCCAAGCGGCTATTTTTGCAGGTTTACCCAATACGGTTCCAACAACAACCGTAAATAAAGTCTGTGCTTCCGGAATGAAAGCTGTAATGCAAGGTGCACAAGCCATCATGAACGGTGATGCTGAAATTGTAGTTGCCGGTGGTATGGAGAATATGAGTTTGATTCCACATTATGTTCACATGAGAAACGGTGTGAAATTTGGCCCAACTTCCTTGGTTGACGGAATGCAAAAAGACGGTTTAACCGATGCCTATGACGGAAACGCTATGGGTGTTTGTGCCGATATGTGTGCGGCTGAATATAATATCACCCGAGAAGATCAAGATGCGTTTGCAATTCAATCTTACGAACGTTCTGCCAAAGCATGGTCAGAAGGAAAGTTTGACAATGAAGTGGTTCCTGTTGAAATTCCGCAAAGGCGTGGCGAACCGGTTATTTTCTCCAAAGATGAAGAGTATACTAATGTTAAATTAGATAAAATCCCTGCGTTAAATGCCGTGTTTACAAAAGACGGAACCGTAACTGCCGCCAATGCTTCTACTATCAATGATGGTGCAGCCGCTTTGGTTTTAATGAGTGAAGAGAAAGCACAAGCTTTGGGTTTAAAACCTTTGGCTTATATCAAATCCTACGCAGATGCTGCGCAAGAACCAAAATGGTTCACCACTACTCCATCGAAAGCATTACCAATCGCATTAAACAAAGCCGGTTTATCTATTGCTGATGTTGATTATTTCGAATTCAACGAAGCGTTTGCTGTAGTTGGTTTGGCGAATGCCAAAATCTTAGGATTAGACAACGATAAAGTTAACGTTAACGGCGGAGCAGTTTCTTTAGGTCATCCACTAGGTTGTTCCGGAGCGAGAATCATTGTAACTTTGATAAACGTTTTAGAACAAAACAATGCCAAAATCGGAGCCGCAGCTATCTGTAATGGTGGCGGTGGAGCTTCTGCCATAGTAATAGAAAGAGCCTAA
- the bshC gene encoding bacillithiol biosynthesis cysteine-adding enzyme BshC: MPNDCVSYQKSGYFSKLIVDYLEEKSELKALYNRFPTLENFKQQLEEKTKNYPIDYRKALVTALHNQYNGFEISETTKANIALLSNSKTFTITTGHQLNLFTGPLYFLYKIVSVINLCAALKQAYPAHNFVPIYWMATEDHDFEEINYFHFKNVKIKWDRESFGPVGRLSTAGLEEVYEVFGKDLGLGENAAYLKSLFDNSYLKHSNLADATRYLANELFAEKGLVILDGDDISLKQLFIPFVKEELLNQTSFKNVTQTNAALKEYNIQVNPREINLFYIEDNIRERIVFEDNQYKVNNTNLTFSEEEILQLLETNPEQFSPNVILRPLYQEVILPNLCYIGGGGEIAYWLQLKANFEANAITFPILLVRNSVLLTTEKQVQKADKLNLSWQDLFSKQQSLFDKKTQEFSQFNLDFTAQKEHLKKQFEALNHIATETHKSFTGAVKAQEIKQIKGLDNLEKRLLKAEKKIHSEKLERIIQLQNELFPNQSLQERRNNFSEFYLEAGNELLQKILDELHPLEQNFSIITL; encoded by the coding sequence ATGCCAAACGACTGTGTCAGCTATCAAAAATCGGGTTATTTCTCTAAACTAATCGTAGATTATTTAGAGGAAAAATCAGAATTGAAAGCGCTTTACAATCGGTTTCCGACTCTGGAAAACTTCAAACAACAGCTTGAGGAAAAAACTAAAAACTATCCTATAGATTATCGAAAAGCATTGGTTACTGCTTTACATAATCAATACAATGGATTTGAAATTTCTGAAACGACTAAAGCTAACATTGCACTACTTTCTAACTCAAAAACCTTTACAATAACAACCGGTCATCAGCTGAATTTATTCACCGGCCCATTGTATTTCTTGTATAAAATTGTCTCTGTAATCAATCTTTGCGCGGCGTTAAAACAAGCTTATCCTGCGCATAATTTTGTGCCCATTTATTGGATGGCAACAGAAGATCACGATTTTGAAGAAATCAATTATTTTCATTTCAAAAATGTAAAAATTAAATGGGACAGAGAAAGTTTTGGTCCGGTTGGCCGACTTTCAACAGCCGGTTTAGAAGAGGTTTATGAAGTTTTCGGCAAAGATTTAGGACTGGGCGAAAATGCCGCTTACTTAAAATCTTTATTTGACAATAGTTATTTAAAACATTCTAATTTGGCAGATGCTACCAGATATTTGGCGAATGAATTGTTTGCCGAAAAAGGGTTGGTAATCCTTGATGGCGATGACATTTCGTTGAAACAATTGTTTATTCCTTTTGTTAAAGAAGAATTACTCAACCAAACGTCATTCAAAAACGTCACACAAACCAATGCAGCCCTAAAAGAGTATAACATCCAAGTCAACCCAAGAGAAATTAATCTTTTTTATATCGAAGATAACATTCGGGAACGGATTGTATTTGAAGATAACCAATACAAAGTCAACAATACCAATCTTACTTTTTCTGAAGAAGAGATTTTACAACTTTTAGAAACAAATCCGGAACAATTTAGTCCTAATGTCATTCTAAGACCGCTTTATCAAGAAGTAATTTTACCAAATCTCTGTTACATTGGCGGCGGCGGAGAAATTGCTTACTGGTTACAATTGAAAGCTAATTTCGAAGCGAATGCTATCACTTTTCCAATACTTCTGGTGCGAAATTCTGTTTTATTGACAACCGAAAAACAAGTGCAAAAAGCAGACAAACTCAACCTGTCTTGGCAAGATTTATTTAGCAAACAACAATCCTTATTTGATAAAAAAACGCAAGAGTTCTCACAATTCAATTTAGACTTTACAGCGCAAAAAGAACATTTAAAAAAGCAATTTGAAGCTTTAAACCACATAGCCACTGAAACCCATAAATCATTTACCGGTGCCGTAAAAGCACAAGAAATCAAACAGATTAAAGGGTTAGATAACTTAGAAAAGCGTTTACTAAAAGCAGAGAAAAAAATTCATTCAGAAAAATTAGAACGAATTATTCAATTGCAGAACGAATTGTTTCCCAATCAGTCGCTTCAGGAAAGAAGAAACAACTTTAGTGAATTCTATCTCGAAGCCGGAAATGAATTACTTCAAAAGATATTGGATGAACTCCATCCATTAGAACAAAATTTCTCTATAATAACTTTATAA
- a CDS encoding porin family protein, which yields MKKIVVTAMMVLGLTTFVSAQKKGDVEFGFNIGYNSSSVSDSYESSDTGSGFNLGASMDYYFSNSWSVKTKLIYDRKGWDNGFIEDDFGSYITDYNLDYLTVPVMASWHFGNNKNWFLEFGPYVGFLLNAEEVRFGTDVTDSFNSTDFGLALGIGVKIPLNDKLKLFFEYEGQGGLTDIFKQNDYSAVTNSRSSINVGLNFLLK from the coding sequence ATGAAGAAAATTGTAGTAACAGCGATGATGGTATTAGGGTTAACAACCTTTGTATCTGCTCAGAAAAAGGGTGATGTTGAGTTTGGATTCAATATTGGTTATAATAGTTCATCGGTTTCAGATTCCTATGAATCGTCGGATACCGGTAGTGGTTTTAATTTAGGTGCTTCTATGGATTATTATTTTTCAAATTCTTGGAGTGTTAAAACAAAATTAATCTACGACCGAAAAGGTTGGGATAATGGGTTTATTGAGGATGATTTCGGGTCTTATATAACCGATTATAATTTGGATTATTTGACAGTACCGGTTATGGCTAGTTGGCATTTTGGCAATAATAAAAATTGGTTTTTAGAATTTGGACCTTATGTTGGCTTTTTGCTGAATGCTGAAGAGGTGAGATTCGGTACAGATGTAACGGATAGTTTCAATTCAACCGATTTTGGTTTGGCTCTTGGAATTGGCGTTAAAATCCCACTCAACGATAAACTGAAATTGTTCTTTGAATATGAAGGACAAGGCGGATTAACGGACATTTTTAAACAAAATGATTATTCTGCAGTGACCAATAGTCGTTCGAGCATCAATGTTGGTTTGAACTTTTTGTTGAAATAA